From the Flavobacterium gyeonganense genome, the window CAGAAACGGATTTGGATTTAGGGCATTACGAGCGTTTTCTGAATGTTCCTACTTCTCAGGCTAATAACGTAACTACAGGTAGAGTTTATCTTTCAGTTATTGAAAAAGAAAGAAGAGGGGAATTTTTAGGAAAAACGGTTCAGGTTGTTCCTCATATCACAAACGAAATTAAAGACAGAATGCAGTTGCTTGGTAAATCAGGCGATTATGATATTGTAATTACCGAAATTGGCGGAACTGTAGGTGATATTGAATCTTTACCTTACATAGAATCTGTTCGTCAATTGGTTTGGGAGTTAGGTGAAAACAATGGAATTGTGATTCATTTGACATTAGTCCCATTTTTGGCTGCTGCGGGTGAATTAAAAACAAAACCAACACAACACTCCGTTAAAACGTTAATGGAAAGCGGTATTAAAGCAGATATTTTAGTTTGCAGAACTGAGCATGAATTATCTCAGGAATTGCGTCAAAAACTGGCTTTATTCTGTAATGTTAAAAAAGAAGCAGTTATTCAGTCAATTGATGCTTCAACGATATATGAAGTTCCAAATTTAATGCTTGAAGAAGGATTAGATGTTGTGGCTTTAAAGAAATTAGACTTACCTAAAAAAGCTGCTCCGGATTTAAAAACATGGAATACTTTTTTACGCAGACTAAAAACACCAAAACAAACCGTAAACATCGGTTTAATTGGAAAATATGTAGAAATGCAGGATTGTTATAAGTCTATTTTAGAGGCGTTTATTCACGCAGGTGCTGCAAATGAAACAAAAGTCAATGTAATTTCTATTCACTCAGAACATATTAATATTGATAATGTGGCTGAAAAATTAGGGCCATTGGATGGAGTTTTAGTCGCTCCGGGATTTGGCGAAAGAGGAATCGAAGGGAAGATTGAAGCAGTTCGTTATGCACGTGAAAATAATATTCCGTTTTTTGGAATTTGTTTGGGAATGCAAATGTCTGTAATTGAATATTCCAGAAATATTTTAGGTTACGCTGAAGCGAATTCTACTGAGATGAATGATAAAACAAAACATCCGGTAGTGAATTTGATGGAAGACCAAAAAACAGTTACAGATAAAGGTGGGACAATGCGACTTGGAGCATGGAAATGTGATATAAAACCAAATACTCTGGCATATAGAATTTATGGAGAAAAAACGATTTCTGAGCGTCACCGTCACCGTTATGAATTCAATAATAAATATAAAGACGAATTGGTAAAAGCGGGTTTGATTGCTTCCGGAGTTAATCCTGATACTGGTTTAGTAGAAATTGTGGAATTGGAAAACCACCCATTTTTTATTGGCGTTCAATATCACCCTGAATATAAAAGTACGGTTGCGAACCCTCACCCAATTTTCGTACATTTTGTAGCTGCTGCTGTAAATTTTCATAAAAAATAATATTAATATTCTAATAGGATGTAACTTCTGAGCCAAACTCATAACTAATGTCTTTAACGAATAACTTTTTTAAAAATAATGGAAGAAAAAAAATTAGACCTTAATTCAATCATTGGTTTTGTACTGATATTTGGAATTTTG encodes:
- a CDS encoding CTP synthase, whose amino-acid sequence is MNQTKYIFVTGGVTSSLGKGIIAASLAKLLQGRGYRTTIQKFDPYINVDPGTLNPYEHGECYVTDDGAETDLDLGHYERFLNVPTSQANNVTTGRVYLSVIEKERRGEFLGKTVQVVPHITNEIKDRMQLLGKSGDYDIVITEIGGTVGDIESLPYIESVRQLVWELGENNGIVIHLTLVPFLAAAGELKTKPTQHSVKTLMESGIKADILVCRTEHELSQELRQKLALFCNVKKEAVIQSIDASTIYEVPNLMLEEGLDVVALKKLDLPKKAAPDLKTWNTFLRRLKTPKQTVNIGLIGKYVEMQDCYKSILEAFIHAGAANETKVNVISIHSEHINIDNVAEKLGPLDGVLVAPGFGERGIEGKIEAVRYARENNIPFFGICLGMQMSVIEYSRNILGYAEANSTEMNDKTKHPVVNLMEDQKTVTDKGGTMRLGAWKCDIKPNTLAYRIYGEKTISERHRHRYEFNNKYKDELVKAGLIASGVNPDTGLVEIVELENHPFFIGVQYHPEYKSTVANPHPIFVHFVAAAVNFHKK